The genomic interval CCAAGAAATCAGTGGCAACTTGGACGAGTAGTTGAAACTGTTCAAGGCAGTGATGGATTGGTCTGTCGAGTCAAAGTTCAAGTCGGAAAGTGAAAGTCAATTTTCTCTTCTAAGCCCTCAGTTATTGAGGGGCCAATCCAGAAATTGGTTCTTCTTTTGGAAATTTAATGAGAACAGATGAACAGTTGATTTATTCCATGATAGTTTTATGCAAACATATTCATTTAGTAGAGTCAAGAAATCCTGTTCAATTAATTTACCCTTTATGTATTACTTTGTTCAATGATTGTGACAGGATTTGGTGGGAGTGTAAATAGCTACTAAATGATAAAATTCTCCTTCTTGTTCATTGGTCCAGCAGTGACACCTCGTGgttaatttatgcttttattttgaagaacggtatatttctttgtgttttgtgataTGCACTTCCTATTCTTACTAAGCACGATGAGACAGTGTTAGATCCTGAAGGAACCCGaatgaaatctttaaaatagCGCCCTTGGAAAGCAGAATGAGGTATAAATATGCGCAATTGTGATTTGTGAtaagaaatgttatttgtttatttaagaagGAGTAGAACGTCAttggtttattgtttaaaaacgAAACTGTATGGTGACAAGTTAAGGAGACaatgtattctttttttgtttgtgtgaacaTTAATATCTTAATTTTATACAAGAGTTAAGCATGTACAACAGTTCTGAATCCTTTTATTTCATGCTACAGTTTTCATGGCGTCTATGACAAGAAAAGTCAAGATTAAACTGCACTTGTTTGGAACTCCCTGGTCTGGCTGTTTATTCCAAGTGGCCGCTACAATAACAGGAACTCAAAAGTTCTTGTTATGAAGTTCTGACATCCCTCAGACTTTCTCTCAGTAATCAAGTTAAACTATTAGATTTGTATCTGTGgcaatttgatttattgtttattgtttattctcttccttgatttttgtgttttagtatCCCAACCCCtaacttgaaaacaaaaacttgttgTTGCTATGGCAGGGAGCATTGGTACATAATAgtatttaattgtatttgtgCAGAGTGCCTAGAGATTCAGATGAGCACATCTGAATCTCTAGGCACTCTGCACAGGAACACAGGGAGAGTGTTTGTCAAGGAGGAATAACATTCCTCTGCTTCAGCAGTGGACTGATGCAGAAAGTCACGACGGCCCCTGTGGTTCCTGCTTGACTGTTAGAGCTCAGACGTGTAAACTGGTCTGCCAGAGTGGAGGCTATCAGAAGTCTAACTCTAGCTGAAACGTTCTATCATACCAGACGggttgaaaaataattttggctCAAAATGGTCAGAGGAGTGCATTTTGGGGGTTTTCATGCAAGCCTGATCTTTTTGATGTTCTTTGCTGAAGGAGCAACGCAGGAATGCAGAGGTGACTCAAGGGCTCAGCAAAGCTATCTTAGAAATGCTGCATATCAAGAAAGTGTCAGCGAGTCATCAGACCAAACCTCATCCTTACATGAATAGGATCTATCAACATCTGGAGTCACTGGAAGCTCAAGACTTTGGAAGATCAGATGGAATTCTAGTGCAGAGTTTTCGAAGTGTTGATGGTAAGAAAGATGCTTTTtgtaggaaaacattttaataccaTTATCATGTAATAAGGTCAAAGTTGTGGAACTGTACCTCCACAAATAGCTTTGCCTGTGTAGGTGTTTGAGACAAAGAAtaatgcagtattttactgtttggaTCACCCAGGGCCCCATCATGCTCCACAAGGATGGATCTGGTTCAACATCAGCAGCCTGAACCTCTCCATGCTGGGTGCAGAGTTGGTCCTTTACAGGAAGACCCTCCATTCATGCCCTCTCAGTGTAACTGTGACCCTGTACAGCATCATTACATCACAGCACAATCTGAATGAAATTCCTGCTTTGGAGGAGAGGCAGCTGATGCTGGACCAGCGGCCCTCTTCTGGGTACGATGTTTTCAATGTGTCTGCTGTTTTGGCTATGCAGCATCTGGAAGTGGTGGGCTTCCAGCTGAGGTATACAGATGAGAGTGGGAGTTTGGTCCTCCATGAGGCGCTGACACAGAGTCTGTACTGTTTGAGCAGAGGTGCTCTGCAGGAACCCTTACTGGTGCTTTACGAAGCACGGCCTCTTCAGTTCTAATGACATCACCTTGACCACAGAAAATTCAAGGAAAAACTATACAGTTTATTTCCTCTTGTATCTGATGGCAAAAATTCctaaacattatattttattttgaatgagtCAATATGCATTCAGCTGACAACATTCAGATAGAGCAGAATTTTGAAGTGAAGCTCCTTCAAGGTTGTaagcagttaatttttttagtaTGAATCCAGACTAGCTAGTCGTGAAGCTAAAGGCTAATCTGAGAGGGATGAAGACCAAGGCATTCTTCAGTCTGAATACATTAGCTCTTTTAGCCATCTTTAAACCATTGTCAGTGTTTGTGTTCTCCCTACATGTAACCTCCTTTGTCTTTGACACTGTATAATAAATCAAAGATGCTCATCTTAAGTTAGGAGTCTCTATTTCCTTTCATCAGTTgagctattttttaaattttttattaatattttattcattcagagttattaatatttcattcattcagaGTTCATAGGGGATATGTACAGAGGGGTGACACtgttcagattttcatttgcaaaagaACTGAAATTTCAATTtctaaatcagacaaaaagtcaaaaggGTGATGATTACTCGCaactctatctatctatctatctatctatctatctatctatctatctatctatctatctatctatctatctatctatctatctatctatctatctatctatctatctatctatctatctatctatctatctatctatcatctatctatctatctatctatctatctatctatctatctatctatctatctatctatctatctatctatctatctatctatctatctatctatctatctatctatctatctatctatctatctatctatctatctatctatcgcACCTGCTTgtataacttttttaaatatgtcgTGTCTGCTCTCTAGTGGGCACAGTCGGTAACTGCAACACTTGAATCCTGTGCTATGATTAATAGCTTCCGAGTCCAGTAACTCTCAAGGATTGGtgtccttcagtttttttttaggtttgtttaGTTTAACACAactctgtgaaaagattgaatCATCAGCAGGACCCTCTAGAATTCCATTGTACGGTAGTGGGAGGACGTGGGAGGAGAGCGTGCGGGGGTGGGGAGCAGGAGTACACAGAAAGAACCCCAGCCTTTCTGTGGCTGGGGTTCTTTCCCAGCCACAGAAAGAACCCCACGAATCCCGTGGGCAACGAATCCCATCAAGGTGGGATTCGTTGCTGTTGAGCAGAAGTGCTAAAAGCTGCGCTTATGGTACTTTGTAATAATGGAAAGGGCTGGGTAATAGGTTTTAGTTCCGAAATCTTTTGAAAATCAGCTTAGCATAATATCTACTTCCGGAAATTCTATCAGTAAAATATGTGTCTGgttcaatttaattttctaGATCGAAAATAGTTATGGTTTTCCCATTATTTCTATGATTCTCATCAGCACAGGAAGTGCTTCAACATTTCTCTAATGTGATTGGCCTACGCTCCTATTCTTAATTTATGTTCCCCACCAATCACTGACGACCTTCCCAGCATCGTCACCTCCCTCTGTAGGCGCAGTATAGCCCCGAATAACAGAGAAGCGCTTAGAATTTTTTGGACTTTTCGCTACTAACTCGCCTCGATAGGTCTTTTTTAGGTGTCGGTGAGCTGCCACTCTGCGATCTACCATGTCTCCTTCGCGGGTCTGAGCAGACACTGGAAGCGGACAAAGGAAATGCATCTCCGGAGCGCTGAACCTGTTCCCTCTCGCCCAGCACAAAGCCTGTGAAGCAGGCCGTGTTTCTCCTCGCAGCCACAGGCAAATTATGCTCAAACATGTCGGGGAATCATTTCAAAGGCCACGAAGTCAGTTGCTGCATCAAATACTTCATTTTTGGCTTCAACATCCTGTTCTGGGTAAGAACTATTCACAGTCATTCTTATCCTCTGTTCCAGCAGGAGAGTTGGGGGTTATTGTGTAAGTTAGGGAGGGAGCCCGAATCATCTTCACTTTATGGTTCTTTTTGAATTTCAGTTTCCACTCATATCGTTGCCTTGTTATTGCTATGGCCCTGTTCGGGTGATGGGGTCCGGACAGAAGCAGCTGTTCTTGCACACACGCAGCTAATCGGCTTTTTGTGATAATGAGAGCTGAGCGCTGACACAGAGAACACAGCTGAATAAACCCGTAGCACTTTCAATGTTAACCCTGCACAACGCTGCGCACTGCTCCTCAGCGACCTTCAGCTCAGCCCAGGGGCGCTGCTAGGATCCGGAAATACCGGGGGCTTAGCCCACCCTACACGCAGGTCAGCAGAGGCATTATTGGATGATAAAATAATCTGGAACATGTTGTGCCAGCTGGGTTTAAAGTGG from Gambusia affinis linkage group LG18, SWU_Gaff_1.0, whole genome shotgun sequence carries:
- the LOC122820324 gene encoding uncharacterized protein LOC122820324; the protein is MLHIKKVSASHQTKPHPYMNRIYQHLESLEAQDFGRSDGILVQSFRSVDGPHHAPQGWIWFNISSLNLSMLGAELVLYRKTLHSCPLSVTVTLYSIITSQHNLNEIPALEERQLMLDQRPSSGYDVFNVSAVLAMQHLEVVGFQLRYTDESGSLVLHEALTQSLYCLSRGALQEPLLVLYEARPLQF